ATGTCGCTCCCCTGGTGACCTGGGGCCTGACCGTCACCCGCGGCCCGCACAAGAAGCGGCAAAATCTCGGCATCTACCGCCAGCAGGTCATCGGCCGGAACCAGTTGATCATGCGCTGGCTCGCCCACCGCGGCGGCGCACTGGATTTCCGCGACTGGCGCCGGGTGAATCCGGGCCAGCCGTATCCGGTCTCGGTCGTGCTTGGCTGTGATCCGGCAACCATCCTCGGTGCGGTCACGCCGGTGCCGGACACGCTGTCGGAATACCAGTTCGCCGGCCTGCTGCGCGGCGCACGCACCGAGCTGACCACTTGCATCGGCAATGACCTGTCGGTACCGGCCTATGCCGAGCTGGTGCTGGAAGGCGCGCTGACCCCGGCCGAACCCGGCCATGCCGGTGTCAGCGAGCACGGCATTCCGGTCAAGGAAATCGACGGCTATCTGCATGCGCTGGAAGGCCCGTACGGCGACCATACCGGTTACTACAACGAGCAGGACTGGTTCCCGGTCTTTACCGTCGACCGTATCACCCGGCGCGAGAACGCGCTGTACCACAGTACCTATACCGGCAAGCCGATCGACGAGCCGGCCGTGCTCGGCGTGGCGCTGAACGAAGTGTTCGTGCCGATCCTGCAGAAGCAGTTCCCGGAAATCGTCGACTTCTACCTGCCGCCGGAAGGCTGCAGCTACCGGATGGCGGTGGTATCGATCAACAAGCAGTATGCCGGCCATGCCAAGCGGGTGATGATGGGCTGCTGGAGCTTCCTGCGCCAGTTCATGTACACCAAGTTCATTATCGTGGTCGACGACGACGTGAACACCCGCGACTGGAACGAAGTGATCTGGGCCATCACCACCCGCATGGACCCGGTCCGCGACACGGTGCTGGTCGACAATACGCCAATCGACTATCTGGACTTCGCCAGCCCGGTTTCCGGCCTGGGGGGCAAGATGGGACTGGACGCGACCAACAAGTGGCCGGGCGAAACCGCGCGCGAATGGGGCACGCCGATCGTCATGGATGCGGCGGTCAAGGCACGGGTCGACGCCATGTGGCGCGACCTCGGCCTCTGAGCTACAGCATCAGCCGCGCCCCCGAGTGCGGATTGTGCTTTTTCATCGCCGGCACCATCGCTGCCAGGTCCAGGCCAACGGCAGCGCCGGCGGCCTGCGCCCGCTCGGTCAGCGCATCGAAGCGCAATGCATTGCCGGAAAGGCCACCCAGCGCGAAGGCGACGATATTGCCGTGCGTTTCTGCCGGCAGCGTCAGCACCTTGCCGTCGAACGCCAGCCGCATCGCCTCGACATGCTCGTGGAAGCGCGGATGGCGGCTCCACAGGTTCACCGCCAGCACCCCGCCTTCGCGCAGCGCCATGCGGCAATCGTGCAGGAACGGCTCCGCCACCATGGCGGTAATGATGTTGCGACCATCGAAGGCATCGATAACGATGACGTCGAATGCCTGTGTCTGCCGGCTGACATAGTCGATGCCGTCGTCCACCACCACCTGCATGCGCTCGTCGTCCGGCAATGCGAACTGCGAGCGGCACAGTGCCACCACCTGCGGATTGATCTCGACCGCGACGTTCTCCGCCCGCGGCAGCCTGGCATGGCAGAAACGCGGCAGCGAGCCGCCGCCGAGCCCGACATGCAGGATGCGGCGCGGATCGGGCTGGAACAGCAGGAATGCCATGGTCGCCCGGGTATAGGCCAGCACCAGATCGCACGGGTCCTTGACCCGCATGGCCGACTGCATGGTGTCGGAGCCGAGATACATCGCCCGGATGCCGTCGGCCTCGCTGACCATCACCTCGGCCAGGTCCGCCTGCGCGGGGCGCGCCTTGCGCCGCCGCAACGCCAGGAAATCACTCACCACAGCCCCCGGCAACGCGCGTATCGAGAATATTGATGACCGGCCGGCGCACGGTGGCCGGCGCCGCCTCCTCGTCATCGAACACCGGAGCGGTCGGATCGCTGAAGGTTTCGCTGTCGAACGCGGTGTCACCGCCCTCGTCCGGCAGGGCTGCGCCGACACACAGGCCGGCGAAATCGTACAGCCGGGTATCGGCCAGATGCGAGGGCACCACATTGCGCAGGCTGCGGAACATGTTCTCGATCCGGCCGGGGAAGCGACGGTCCCAGTCGTTGATCATGTCGCGGATCACCTGCCGCTGCAGGTTCGGCTGCGAGCCGCACAGATTGCACGGGATGATCGGGAACGCCTTCTGCTCGGCGTAGCGGATCAGGTCCTTCTCGCGGCAGTAGGCGAGCGGGCGGATGACGATATGCCGGCGGTCGTCGGAAATCAGCTTCGGCGGCATCGCCTTCAGCTTGCTGCCGTAGAACATGTTCAGGAACAGCGTGTGGACAATATCGTCGCGGTGATGGCCGAGGGCGATCTTGGTCGCGCCCAGCTCGTCGGCCACCCGGTACAGGATGCCGCGCCGCAACCGCGAACACAGACTGCAGGTGGTCTTGCCTTCCGGCACCAGTCGCTTGACGATGCTGTAAGTGTCTTCCTCGATGATGCGATACTCGACCCCGAGCGATGCCAGATAGCGCGGCAGCACGTCTTCGGGGAAGCCCGGCTGCTTCTGGTCGAGGTTGACCGCCACCAGCGAGAAATCGATCGGCGCGGACTTCTGCAGCCCGAGCAGGATGTCGAGCAGCGCGTAGCTGTCCTTGCCGCCGGACAGACAGACCATGACACGGTCGCCCGGTTCGATCATATTGAAGTCGTTGATTGCGTCGCCGACTTCGTGCCGCAGCCGTTTAGCGAGTTTGAGCGCGTTGCGCCCGGCTTTCTGCGCCGGCGTGTCCGCCGCGGAGAGTGAGGTATCAGTCATGTCCAGCCACCAGCAAATTCAGCGAATTGCGCGATTTTACCGTGAAACCGCTGGTCGCGCCGGACCGTTCCCCTTGACGTCGACGACGGCTGCGCGCCTAATTTCGGGTATCATCGAATAATTACTCTAATTTTCTCCTTGCCAAGAAGACCTATGACCGAGACCCCGTTATCCCCGTTGGTACTGAAAAGCCATTCGCTCAAGCCCGTTGTCCAGGGGGGCATGGGGGTGGGTATTTCCGCCCACAGGCTGGCCGGTACCGTGGCGCGGGAGGGTGCGGTCGGCACCATCGCCAGTGTCGACCTGCGTCACCTGCACGAGGACCTGGTCGAGGAATCGAAGCATGCGACCGGTACCGAGGACTATGACCGTCTGAACCTGATTGCGCTCGACCGCGAGATCAAGCAGGCGCTGACCCTGGCCGACGGCAACGGCATGGTATCGGTCAACGTGATGAAGGCGGTCGACGCCCACGCCAAATACGTGCGCCAGGCGTGCGAGTCCGGCGCCCAGGCGATCACCATGGGCGCAGGGTTGCCGCTGGACCTGCCTGACATGACCGCCAACCACCCGGACGTCGCCCTGCTGCCGATTCTCAGCGAATCGCGCGGCATCGGCATCGTGCTCAAGCGCTGGATGAAGAAGAACCGCCTGCCCGACGCCATCGTCATCGAGCACCCGGGCCACGCCGGCGGTCACCTCGGCGCCGCCCGCAAGGAAGACGTCAACGACGCCCGCTTCGATTTCGCCCGCGTGCTGGAAGAAACCTTCGAAGTGTTCAAGAGCCTCGGCCTGGAACGGGAAAAAGTCCCGCTGATCGTCGCCGGCGGCATCAACAGCTTCGAGAAGGTCAAGCACTACCTCGGCCTCGGCGCCAGCGGCGTCCAGGTCGGCACCGCCTTCGCCGTCACCACCGAGGGCGATGCGCACGACAATTTCAAGAGCGTGCTGGCCGGTGCCAAGAAGGAAGACATTGTCGAATTCATGAGCGTGGCCGGCCTGCCGGCACGCGGCGTGATGACGCCGTTCCTGAAAAGCTACCTGAAGCGCGAATCGACCCTGCAGGCCAATGCCAAGGCCGATCCGGCCCGCTGCACCCAGGCACTGAACTGCCTGTCGGTGTGCGGCCTGCGTGACGGCCTGTCCAAGGTCGGCCAGTTCTGCATCGACCTGAAGCTGGCCGCCGCCTACCGCGGTGAAGTCAGCAAGGGCCTGTTCTTCCGCGGCTCGGAAGCGCTGCCGTTCGACAGTGCAATCCGCTCGGTCAAGGAGCTGCTCGACTACCTGACCACCGGCCTGCGTCCGGCAGACCTGCCGCAGCGGGCCTGAGCGCCAGATACCGGGGGGGGGCTGGCGCACGTTGAGAGTGGCTTCCGGCCTGGCTCCGGCCCCTGCCGTCCCCGCTGCAGCAAAGAGAGCTTGCTGACGCTTGCCCATGCCTGGCCGCAAGATTTGCGGACGGTCGGAAAGACGCCCCTGGCGTCTTTTTTCATGCCCGCGCCCATGGATTCCCCCTCCCCGCGATGGCGGCGGAACGGTACACTTTCGGCATGGAATTCCTAAGCTGTGATCCGTCGACCGGCGAAACGGTCTACACCCGCCCCGGCTGGTCTGTCGACCGGCTGCAACAGGCGATATCCCGACTCCGGCAACACCAGCACGCCTGGCGCGGCCGGCCGATTGACGAGCGCGTCGCGCGCATCCGCCGGCTCGGCGAACTGATCGAGGCCAATGTCGACCGGCTGGCGCCGGTGATCACGCTCGAAGTCGGCAAGCTGATCCACGAGGCGCGTGCCGAGCTGGAAAAGACCGCCCGCCTGTGCCACTACTACGCCGATCTGGCCCCGACCCTGCTGCAGCCGCAGACCATCCCGACCAGCGCCAGCCGCTCCGGCGTCAGCTTCGAGCCTCTGGGACTGGTATTCGCGGTCATGCCGTGGAACTACCCGGTCTGGCAGGCGCTGCGCTTCGCCGTGCCGGCGCTGGCCGCCGGCAACGGCTGCCTGCTGAAGCCGGCCCCGACCGTGCCACAGTCGACCGCGCTGCTGCTGGAGCTGATGCAGGAAGCCGGCATCCCGGTGTTCGATGTGGCATGGATCGATGTCGATGCGGTCGAGACCGCCATCGCCGGCTGCGATGCCGTCGCGTTCACCGGTTCGACCCGCACCGGCCGCCTGATCGCCAGCCTGGCCGGCAAACACATCAAGAAGACCGTGCTGGAACTGGGCGGCAGCAACCCGGTGCTGATCCTGCGCGATGCCGATCTGGCCACGGCCGCCCAGGAATGCGCAATGAGCCGCTTCCGCGATGCCGGCCAGTCGTGCAATGCCGCCAAGCGCCTGATCGTGGTGCCGGAAATCGCCGACGACTTCCTGCAGGCGTTCATGGCCGAAGTCACCCGGCTGACGCCGGGTGACCCGCGACTGCCCGGCACCACGCTGGCCCCGCTGCACCGCGCCGATCTGCGCGCCCAGCTGCATGACCAGATCACCGATGCCTGCCGGCACGGCGCCCGCTGCCTGAGCGGGGGACAACTGCCTGACGGCCCCGGTTTCTACTATCCGGCCACGGTGCTGGACCACGTCAGCCCGGCCTGCCGCATCTATCATGAAGAAGCGTTCGGCCCTGCCGCCAGCATCCTGCGCGCCGAGAACGAAGCCGATGCGGTCCGGCTGGCCAACGATACCCCGTTCGGCCTTGGTGCCGCCGTCTATAGTCAGGATCTGCCCCGAGCCGAACGACTGGCACGCGATATCGAGGCTGGCAGCGTGTTCATCAACCGCCATACCAGCTCCGACCTGCGCCTGCCCTTTGGCGGCGTCAAGGCGTCCGGCTACGGGCGGGAGCTGTCCGAGTTCGGGCTGTATGAATTCGTCAATGTAAAGACATTCTGGCAACGATGAGCACTCTGACTCGCGCGGCCGATATCGTCGGCGCCGCCCATCTGCTGACCGACACGGCCGATACCGCCGCCTATACCACCGACTGGCGCCAGCGCTTCCATGGCCGGCCACTGGCAGTCGCCCTGCCCGCCACCACCGGGCAGGTCGCCGCCCTGGTGCAGCTGAGTCGCGACACCGGCACGCCGCTGGTGCCGCAGGGCGGCAATACCGGTACCGTCGGCGGCGCAACGCCGGATGCCAGCGGCCGGGCCCTGGTCATCGCACTGCGGCGCATGAACGCCATCCGCGCCGTCGACCGCGACAACGCGACCGTGACTGCCGAGGCCGGCTGCACGCTGGCCGAGGTCCAGGCCGCCGCCGCCGGACACGGCCTGCTGTATCCGCTGAGCCTCGCCAGCGAGGGCAGCTGCCAGATTGGTGGCAATCTTGCAGCCAATGCCGGCGGCCTGGCCGTGCTGCGCTACGGCAACACCCGCGAGCTGACGCTCGGTATCGAGGCGGTACTGCCTGACGGCCAGGTCATTCATGCCCTGAAGGGGCTGCGCAAGAACAACAGCGGCTTTGACGCCAAACAGCTGTTTATCGGCACAGAAGGCATTTTCGGCATCATCACCGCAGCCACACTGAAGCTGTATCCGCAACCGAATGCCCGTGCGACCGCACTGGTCGGTATCGACTCCCCGGCAGCGGCCGTTGCCCTGCTGCACGAACTGCATGATCGCTTCGGCGACCGCCTGACCACCTTCGAGCTGATTTCCGGCCAGTGCCTGAGCCTGGTCGCCCACCATGTTCCGGAAGTGCGGCTGCCGTTCGATTGCGCCTGGTCAGTGCTGTTCGAACTGTCCGACGGCGGCGAGCAGGCCGCGCTCGACGCACAACTGTTCGACTGGCTCGATGGCCGCGACGCCTTTGTCGATGCCGTGCTGGCGCAAAGCGGGCGGGAGCGGCGCGAACTGTGGCGGCTGCGCGAGGAGATTTCCGAAGCACAGCGGCGCGATGGCCCAAGCATCAAGCACGATATCGCCGTGCCGGTTTCGGCAATCCCCGCCTTTCTCGACAGTTGCGGCCGGCAGCTGGAAACGGCTTTCCCCGGCTGCCGCATCGTCACCTTCGGCCACCTCGGCGACGGCAATCTGCACTACAACATCAGCCACACCCGACCAGGCAACACCGCGCTGTTCGACGACGAGCAGCGCGTGAACGAAATCGTCTTCTCGTGTGCCTATGCATTCGACGGTACGCTGTCGGCCGAACACGGCGTCGGCCAGTTGCGCCGGCACTGGCTGGCCCGCTTCCACGACCCGGCCTCAATGAGCCTGATGCGCACGCTGAAAACCGCGCTCGACCCAGCCGGCCTGATGAACCCCGGGAAACTGCTATGAACATGTTGCGCTGGCCCTACCCGCACCTGATCGCCCATCGTGGCGGCGGGCGCTTCGCGCCGGAAAACACCGCCGCCGCCCTGCTGGCCGGCTCGGTGTTCGGCTACCGGATGGCGGAATTCGACGTCAAGCTCAGCAGCGACAATATCGCTTTCCTGCTGCACGACGATACGCTGGACCGCACCACCAACAGTTGCGGCCCGGCGGCAGACTGGCGCTGGGCCGAGCTGGCCACCCTTGATGCCGGCAGCGGTTTCGATCCCCGCTTTGCCGACGAGCCGCTGCCGACGCTGGCCGATGCCGCGCGCATCTGCCTTGAGCACGGCATCCACGCCAATGTCGAGATCAAGCCCTGCCCCGGCCGCGAAGTGCAGACCGGCAAGCTGGTCGCCCAGGAATGCCTGCGCCGCTGGGGACGCGCCACCATCCCGCCGCTGCTGTCGTCATTCTCGGCTGACGCACTGTCAGCCGCGCGCGAGGCCGCGCCACCGCTGAACTATGCCTGGCTGATCGAGGACACGCTGCCGTCCGACTGGCTCACCACTGCGCAACAGCTCGGCGTGATCGCACTGGACATCGACCACACCCTGGTCGATGCCGACCTTGTCACAGCCATCCACGACGCCGGGCTGGCCCTGATGTGCTGGACCGTGGACGACCCGGCGCGGGCCGCCAGCCTGTTCCGGCTGGGCGTGGACGCCATCTGCACCGATGCGCTGGATGCACTGCAGCCCTGAGAGGGCATCGCCATTCCCTCCGAAAGCAAGAGCGCTGCCCGGCCAAAACCGGACAGGCTTGATATGCTGTTCATTTCACCCCCGACAGACAAAGCAGACTAGTGAAACTCGCCACCTGGAACGTCAATTCCCTGAAAGTGCGCCTGCCGCACGTCATCGACTGGCTCGCCGACAACCCGGTCGACGCGCTGTGCCTGCAGGAGCTGAAGCTCGACCAGGACAAGTTTCCGGTCGCCGAACTGGAAGCCGTCGGCTATCACGCCGCCTGGTCCGGGCAGAAGACCTACAACGGTGTCGCCATCCTCACCCGCGCCCCGCAGCAGCCGCAGGACGTGATCGCCGGCATTCCCGGCTATGACGACCCGCAGCGCCGCCTGCTCGCCGCCACCGTCGGCGACGTGCGCGTCATTTCGGCCTACTGCGTCAATGGCGAGTCGCTGAGCAGCGACAAGTATGCGTACAAGCTCGACTGGTATGCACGGCTGGCAGATTTCGTTGCCGACGAGCTGAGCCGGCATCCGCGGCTGGCGCTGGCCGGCGACTTCAATATCGCACCGGACGATCGCGATCTGTACGATCCGGCCGGCTGGGCCGGTCAGGTGCTGTGTTCGGACGCGGAGCGGGCCGCCTTCCAGCGCCTGCTCGGTCTGGGACTCAGTGATGCGTTCCGGCAGTTGAACGACGAGGCCGGCTGCTACTCGTGGTGGGACTACCGCCAGGGCATGTTCCGCCGCGACAAGGGGC
This window of the Microvirgula aerodenitrificans DSM 15089 genome carries:
- the ugpQ gene encoding glycerophosphodiester phosphodiesterase; this encodes MNMLRWPYPHLIAHRGGGRFAPENTAAALLAGSVFGYRMAEFDVKLSSDNIAFLLHDDTLDRTTNSCGPAADWRWAELATLDAGSGFDPRFADEPLPTLADAARICLEHGIHANVEIKPCPGREVQTGKLVAQECLRRWGRATIPPLLSSFSADALSAAREAAPPLNYAWLIEDTLPSDWLTTAQQLGVIALDIDHTLVDADLVTAIHDAGLALMCWTVDDPARAASLFRLGVDAICTDALDALQP
- a CDS encoding FAD-binding oxidoreductase, which translates into the protein MSTLTRAADIVGAAHLLTDTADTAAYTTDWRQRFHGRPLAVALPATTGQVAALVQLSRDTGTPLVPQGGNTGTVGGATPDASGRALVIALRRMNAIRAVDRDNATVTAEAGCTLAEVQAAAAGHGLLYPLSLASEGSCQIGGNLAANAGGLAVLRYGNTRELTLGIEAVLPDGQVIHALKGLRKNNSGFDAKQLFIGTEGIFGIITAATLKLYPQPNARATALVGIDSPAAAVALLHELHDRFGDRLTTFELISGQCLSLVAHHVPEVRLPFDCAWSVLFELSDGGEQAALDAQLFDWLDGRDAFVDAVLAQSGRERRELWRLREEISEAQRRDGPSIKHDIAVPVSAIPAFLDSCGRQLETAFPGCRIVTFGHLGDGNLHYNISHTRPGNTALFDDEQRVNEIVFSCAYAFDGTLSAEHGVGQLRRHWLARFHDPASMSLMRTLKTALDPAGLMNPGKLL
- a CDS encoding NAD-dependent succinate-semialdehyde dehydrogenase, which produces MEFLSCDPSTGETVYTRPGWSVDRLQQAISRLRQHQHAWRGRPIDERVARIRRLGELIEANVDRLAPVITLEVGKLIHEARAELEKTARLCHYYADLAPTLLQPQTIPTSASRSGVSFEPLGLVFAVMPWNYPVWQALRFAVPALAAGNGCLLKPAPTVPQSTALLLELMQEAGIPVFDVAWIDVDAVETAIAGCDAVAFTGSTRTGRLIASLAGKHIKKTVLELGGSNPVLILRDADLATAAQECAMSRFRDAGQSCNAAKRLIVVPEIADDFLQAFMAEVTRLTPGDPRLPGTTLAPLHRADLRAQLHDQITDACRHGARCLSGGQLPDGPGFYYPATVLDHVSPACRIYHEEAFGPAASILRAENEADAVRLANDTPFGLGAAVYSQDLPRAERLARDIEAGSVFINRHTSSDLRLPFGGVKASGYGRELSEFGLYEFVNVKTFWQR
- the ubiD gene encoding 4-hydroxy-3-polyprenylbenzoate decarboxylase: MQYRDLRDFIATLEQRGELRRISHPVSPRLEMTEICDRTLKAAGPALLFEQPTHDGRRYDFPVLGNLFGTPQRVALGMGADNVLALREIGKLLAMLKEPEPPKGLRDAWDKFPLYRKVLDMAPKQIRHAPCQQIVEEAGDVDLGRLPIWHCWPGDVAPLVTWGLTVTRGPHKKRQNLGIYRQQVIGRNQLIMRWLAHRGGALDFRDWRRVNPGQPYPVSVVLGCDPATILGAVTPVPDTLSEYQFAGLLRGARTELTTCIGNDLSVPAYAELVLEGALTPAEPGHAGVSEHGIPVKEIDGYLHALEGPYGDHTGYYNEQDWFPVFTVDRITRRENALYHSTYTGKPIDEPAVLGVALNEVFVPILQKQFPEIVDFYLPPEGCSYRMAVVSINKQYAGHAKRVMMGCWSFLRQFMYTKFIIVVDDDVNTRDWNEVIWAITTRMDPVRDTVLVDNTPIDYLDFASPVSGLGGKMGLDATNKWPGETAREWGTPIVMDAAVKARVDAMWRDLGL
- a CDS encoding NAD(P)H-dependent flavin oxidoreductase, with protein sequence MTETPLSPLVLKSHSLKPVVQGGMGVGISAHRLAGTVAREGAVGTIASVDLRHLHEDLVEESKHATGTEDYDRLNLIALDREIKQALTLADGNGMVSVNVMKAVDAHAKYVRQACESGAQAITMGAGLPLDLPDMTANHPDVALLPILSESRGIGIVLKRWMKKNRLPDAIVIEHPGHAGGHLGAARKEDVNDARFDFARVLEETFEVFKSLGLEREKVPLIVAGGINSFEKVKHYLGLGASGVQVGTAFAVTTEGDAHDNFKSVLAGAKKEDIVEFMSVAGLPARGVMTPFLKSYLKRESTLQANAKADPARCTQALNCLSVCGLRDGLSKVGQFCIDLKLAAAYRGEVSKGLFFRGSEALPFDSAIRSVKELLDYLTTGLRPADLPQRA
- the ttcA gene encoding tRNA 2-thiocytidine(32) synthetase TtcA yields the protein MTDTSLSAADTPAQKAGRNALKLAKRLRHEVGDAINDFNMIEPGDRVMVCLSGGKDSYALLDILLGLQKSAPIDFSLVAVNLDQKQPGFPEDVLPRYLASLGVEYRIIEEDTYSIVKRLVPEGKTTCSLCSRLRRGILYRVADELGATKIALGHHRDDIVHTLFLNMFYGSKLKAMPPKLISDDRRHIVIRPLAYCREKDLIRYAEQKAFPIIPCNLCGSQPNLQRQVIRDMINDWDRRFPGRIENMFRSLRNVVPSHLADTRLYDFAGLCVGAALPDEGGDTAFDSETFSDPTAPVFDDEEAAPATVRRPVINILDTRVAGGCGE
- a CDS encoding polyamine aminopropyltransferase, giving the protein MSDFLALRRRKARPAQADLAEVMVSEADGIRAMYLGSDTMQSAMRVKDPCDLVLAYTRATMAFLLFQPDPRRILHVGLGGGSLPRFCHARLPRAENVAVEINPQVVALCRSQFALPDDERMQVVVDDGIDYVSRQTQAFDVIVIDAFDGRNIITAMVAEPFLHDCRMALREGGVLAVNLWSRHPRFHEHVEAMRLAFDGKVLTLPAETHGNIVAFALGGLSGNALRFDALTERAQAAGAAVGLDLAAMVPAMKKHNPHSGARLML
- the xth gene encoding exodeoxyribonuclease III → MKLATWNVNSLKVRLPHVIDWLADNPVDALCLQELKLDQDKFPVAELEAVGYHAAWSGQKTYNGVAILTRAPQQPQDVIAGIPGYDDPQRRLLAATVGDVRVISAYCVNGESLSSDKYAYKLDWYARLADFVADELSRHPRLALAGDFNIAPDDRDLYDPAGWAGQVLCSDAERAAFQRLLGLGLSDAFRQLNDEAGCYSWWDYRQGMFRRDKGLRIDHVLLSAPLAAGLDACVIDKTPRRWERPSDHAPVVASF